One window of the Mytilus galloprovincialis chromosome 14, xbMytGall1.hap1.1, whole genome shotgun sequence genome contains the following:
- the LOC143058588 gene encoding uncharacterized protein LOC143058588 yields MIHAGMGATHVNNFLAGLNVPPVHSSTIRKKEKEIGKKIQEVAAESCKSVLIKEKDLSNGKVEASFDGGWQKRGTGWQYDSNTGHASMIGLKTGKVMDYAYRSRSCRVCEVHEERKETVSAHDCCRNWKGTSKGMEPDMAVEMTHKLNDSGCQIKVLHADNDSTTTSRLKVHFEDLEKKDDQNHVKKGFSKKLYELSKKYKELKHPDVIPYLVRCFMYAIKENEGSTDDLRKGLNRLVPHVSGDHSLCTDIEWCTYKDDPVNFKYKSLPGGKCLSNDALTSELRELVQQYNRRAESLQNMGSTQANENFNQIVGSKCPKARSYGGSSSFNSRLSAAVLQKNEGYTWLSMVNEASELSPGQFTMKVGETMNKKLERQRENQKTQTFKKRRIEKKKNRKKAQQSSSVKEGTTYQQEVEVNENACDIIQQIPSSLILSNTDKYVVFDLETTSLSRNSDITQLAAASGLNLFQRYIMPRCDISNEASKITGIAFCHATNKMYLNGREVETCTIQQGLLDFFRFFKIE; encoded by the exons ATGATACATGCCGGAATGGGGGCAACACATGTTAACAACTTCCTGGCTGGTTTGAATGTGCCTCCTGTTCATTCATCAACAATAAGAAAGAAGGAGAAAGAAATTGGAAAGAAGATACAGGAGGTTGCTGCAGAATCTTGTAAATCTGTACTAATCAAAGAAAAAGATTTGAGCAATGGGAag GTAGAAGCAAGTTTTGATGGAGGCTGGCAAAAGCGTGGCACAGGATGGCAGTATGACAGTAATACAG gaCATGCTAGTATGATAGGCTTAAAAACAGGCAAGGTAATGGACTATGCATACAGAAGTAGAAGCTGCAGAGTTTGTGAGGTTCATGAGGAGAGAAAGGAAACTGTCTCTGCTCATGATTGTTGCCGAAATTGGAAGGGTACCAGCAAAGGAATGGAACCAGACATGGCTGTGGAAATGACACACAAACTAAATGACTCAGGGTGCCAAATAAAGGTTCTTCATGCAGACAATGATTCCACTACCACCTCAAGGCTCAAAGTCCACTTTGAAGACCTAGAAAAGAAAGATGATCAAAACCACGTAAAAAAGGGATTCTCTAAAAAATTGTACGAGCTTTCAAAGAAGTACAAGGAACTGAAACATCCTGATGTCATCCCTTATCTTGTCAGATGTTTCATGTATGCCATCAAGGAGAATGAAGGATCAACAGATGATTTGAGAAAGGGTTTAAACAGATTAGTTCCCCATGTTTCAGGAGACCACTCTCTATGCACAGATATTGAATGGTGTACCTACAAAGATGACCCTGTAAATTTTAA GTATAAAAGCCTGCCTGGTGGAAAGTGCTTGTCAAATGATGCCTTGACCAGTGAATTAAGGGAATTGGTCCAACAATACAACAGAAGAGCAGAGAGTTTACAAAATATGGGATCTACACAAGCcaatgaaaatttcaatcaaattgTTGGAAGCAAATGTCCAAAAGCAAG ATCTTATGGTGGATCCTCATCTTTCAACAGCAGGTTATCAGCAGCTGTTTTACAGAAAAATGAAGGATATACATGGTTGTCAATG GTGAATGAAGCTTCAGAACTGTCCCCAGGCCAATTTACAATGAAAGTTGGAGAAACTATGAACAAGAAATTGGAGAGGCAGAGGGAAAATCAGAAAACGCAAACGTTTAAAAAGAGAAgaattgaaaagaaaaagaacagGAAGAAGGCCCAACAGAGTTCTAGTGTAAAAGAAGGAACAACATACCAACAAGAAGTAGAAGTAAATGAAAATGCTTGTGATATTATTCAGCAAATTCCTTCTTCTCTTATTCTTAGTAATACAGATAAATATGTAGTTTTTGATTTGGAAACAACAAGTCTTTCCAGGAACAGTGACATAACTCAGTTGGCAGCTGCCAGTGGACTAAATCTTTTCCAGAGATATATTATGCCAAGATGTGACATTTCCAATGAAGCAAGTAAAATAACTGGTATTGCATTTTGTCATGCCACTAACAAGATGTATTTGAATGGTAGAGAAGTAGAAACGTGCACTATTCAACAAGGGTTGCtagatttttttagattttttaaaattgaatga